GAGCCGGTCTTCAGCGCGAGTACGAGCGAGCCTCCGAAGGAGTGACGGCCGCGGTCATCGAGTTGGTGCGCGGTATCCCGGTGATGAAGTCCTTCGGACGCGCCAACCAGGGCGCGGGTCGCTACGATGCCGCGGCGTTGTCGTTCGTCCGCGCGTGGTCTGCCTGGTCCCGGCAGTCGAACATCTATCTCGGGCTCATCGACGTGGTGACGTCCCCGATCACAGTCCTCGCAGTGGTGTGCGGGGCCGGCCTCGCTCTGAGGGACGCCGCGGGCGGCATACCGGAGGGTCTCGTCGCCGGGCTGGTTCTCAGCCTTGGACTCTCCGCGGCGATCGTGCGGGTGGCCATGAACTCCGAACCCATCATCGCGGGGATCGCCGCCCTGAAGTCCATCGCGGAGGTGCTGGGCACGCCGCCGATCGTCGAGCCCGCCGATCCGGTGCCCGCGCGCGGAGGCGCGCTCGAGGTCCGGAACCTAGTCTTCTCCTACGGCGATGGGCCGCGGGTCCTCGACGGGATGTCCGCGACGTTCGAACCGGGGACCCTCACTGCGCTGGTGGGGTCCTCCGGTTCCGGAAAGTCCACCGTCGCCCGGCTGTTGGCGCGTTTCCACGACCCCGTTGAAGGCTCGGTGCTGCTGGGCGGCGCCGATCTTCGCGACATCGCCGTGCGCGACGTGCACCGCTCGGTGTCGGTGGTGTTCCAAGATCCGCAGTTGCTCACGCTGCCGTTGCGGGAGAACATCCGGCTGGCCAGGAGAGACGCCACCGACGGCGAAATCATGGCGGCCGCAAAGCTCGCGAACCTCGATGCGGTCATCGCGGCGCTGCCGAAGGGCCTGGATTCGGTGGTCAACGTCGACGTGACCTTTTCCGGTGGTGAGGCGCAGCGCGTGGTCATTGCGAGGTCGATCGTCACGGACGCGCCGGTGCTCATCTTCGACGAGGCAACCGCTTACGCGGATCCGGCTTCCGAGGCCCTCATCCAGTCCGCAATCGAGCGTTTGGCCCGTTCGCGGACGGTGATTGTGATCGCGCACAGGTTGAGCACGATCCGCAACGCCGACCGCATCCTCGTTCTCGATGGGGGAGCGGTCGCGGAGGCGGGTACCCACGACGAGTTGCTTGCGCGCGGTGGCCGCTACCGGGATTTGTGGCGCGCGTTCGCGCTCGACGACGAACCATCCGCCCCGCGGGGCACTGAATCAGACGATGAAAAGGCGGGGAACCGATGATTCGGGACTTGTGGTCGATGACGGATCGGCGCTCGAGAATGACGCTGGCGTGGCTCATTGCGTTGGCCGCGCTTGCCGCGCTGGCCCAGGGAGCGGCGTTCGTCGCGCTGCTGCCGCTGCTGTCGGCTCTGGCCGAGGGAGATGATGCGACGGCGTGGCGTTTCACCGGCGTCATCGCCGGCCTCGCGGCCGCCCATGCGGTGCTGTCCCTCGCCGCGGGGACGGTCGGCAGGGCGAATTCCGCAGCGGTGCTGTCGTCCCTGCTGCGTTCCCTGGGCGAACGCGTGCTGACGTTGCCACTCGGGTACGTCACCAAGTCCACGGCCGGCCGCTTTTCGGAGATGGCGTCGTCGGGTATCGCGTTCGCGGCGTCCGTGCCGCACGTGATCCTGCGGCCCGTCATCGCCGCGGTGGTTGCGCCGACCGTCATCGCCTTCGGAATTCTGGCGGTGGATTGGCGCGTCGGTTTGGTTCTCGTCGCGTCGGCGCCGGTGCTCTTCTTCGCCTACCGGGCCATTGGCCGGGTCGGCGGGGAGTCGGACGAAGCGCATGCTGACGCCGTCGCTGCCGTCTCCGGCAGGCTGATCGAGTTCACCCGCTGCCAGCAGGCGATTCGCGCCGCGAGCGACGGTTCGGCGGCGGACGCGATGGTGGATGAGGCGATTCGGGCCCAACACGATGCGTTCGCGAAGGCGACGTCGACGCAGGGGGCGGCCATCGGACGGTTGGGTTCGTTCGTCCATGCGGTGTTCACGGCGGCGGTGATCGTCGCCGTGGCAGTCGCCGCGACGGGCGGGATGGCGCCGGTGCATTTGGCGCCGATGCTCATCGTGGTCGTCCAGTTCACCGGACCGATCACCACGGCGGGAGCGTTGTCCGGCGGTTTCGGTGCGGGCCGCAACACGTTGGCTGCGTTGCGTGACCTGCGGGCAATCCCCGCCCTTCCCGAACCTGCCGCACCGGAGCTGCCCGACGGGCATGACGTGGAGTTCCGCGGCGTGAGCTTCGGGTACGGGGATAAGAAGGTGCTCGACGGCGTCAGCTTCCGTGCACCTCAGGGAGCGCTGGTTGCCGTAGTGGGACCGTCGGGGGCGGGCAAGACGACGGTCATGCGGCTGCTGTCGCGTTTTCATGATCCGGACTCGGGGGAGATCCTCATAGGCGGGGTGCCCTTGCCTCGGATCGGCACCGACG
The sequence above is drawn from the Corynebacterium bovis DSM 20582 = CIP 54.80 genome and encodes:
- a CDS encoding ABC transporter ATP-binding protein: MSAVDGTVGPWSLLAPIRTRMRAVVALSVLSSVATVASLVGIIDIAMTYPEAPEHRTWLAVAVIVVAATVRMAADGAAGMLSHRADNDLQLHLRRRLVAQIRKLPLGWLDARRSSGIIGSVEKDVAAVHQLMGHTVGETVVAVLVPLLSLIALVAVDWRIAAVAVVPVLVTFALMGVMISRGAGLQREYERASEGVTAAVIELVRGIPVMKSFGRANQGAGRYDAAALSFVRAWSAWSRQSNIYLGLIDVVTSPITVLAVVCGAGLALRDAAGGIPEGLVAGLVLSLGLSAAIVRVAMNSEPIIAGIAALKSIAEVLGTPPIVEPADPVPARGGALEVRNLVFSYGDGPRVLDGMSATFEPGTLTALVGSSGSGKSTVARLLARFHDPVEGSVLLGGADLRDIAVRDVHRSVSVVFQDPQLLTLPLRENIRLARRDATDGEIMAAAKLANLDAVIAALPKGLDSVVNVDVTFSGGEAQRVVIARSIVTDAPVLIFDEATAYADPASEALIQSAIERLARSRTVIVIAHRLSTIRNADRILVLDGGAVAEAGTHDELLARGGRYRDLWRAFALDDEPSAPRGTESDDEKAGNR
- a CDS encoding ABC transporter ATP-binding protein, giving the protein MIRDLWSMTDRRSRMTLAWLIALAALAALAQGAAFVALLPLLSALAEGDDATAWRFTGVIAGLAAAHAVLSLAAGTVGRANSAAVLSSLLRSLGERVLTLPLGYVTKSTAGRFSEMASSGIAFAASVPHVILRPVIAAVVAPTVIAFGILAVDWRVGLVLVASAPVLFFAYRAIGRVGGESDEAHADAVAAVSGRLIEFTRCQQAIRAASDGSAADAMVDEAIRAQHDAFAKATSTQGAAIGRLGSFVHAVFTAAVIVAVAVAATGGMAPVHLAPMLIVVVQFTGPITTAGALSGGFGAGRNTLAALRDLRAIPALPEPAAPELPDGHDVEFRGVSFGYGDKKVLDGVSFRAPQGALVAVVGPSGAGKTTVMRLLSRFHDPDSGEILIGGVPLPRIGTDGVNSLVTPVFQETFLFDASVRDNVVFADPGFGSGPGDGDRLREAARRSGVDRIVELLPSGWDTPVGEEGTLLSGGERQRLAIARALLKDSPVVLLDEPTSSLDAVTERAIVGTMEALRGDRTVIVVAHRLHTVRDADLIVVLSEDGTVAERGTHDELLAKGGRYAESWECRTGSSPGA